One window from the genome of Micromonospora aurantiaca ATCC 27029 encodes:
- a CDS encoding NAD(P)/FAD-dependent oxidoreductase translates to MGDGDGTVIIGAGPAGLTAAYELLRHGEPVRVYEADDVVGGISRTVERDGWRFDIGGHRFFTKVSRVEDFWHEILPDEDFLLRPRMSRIYYRGALFDYPLSAGNALRNLGLLEAARCLGSYGRARLRPPKDQSHFEGWVSARFGWRLYSIFFKTYTEKVWGMPADRLQADWAAQRIKNLSLATAVRNALLPRRNRTDVTSLIEEFQYPKHGPGMMWERCAEEVAKRGGTVRTGVWVTEVHRDPAARRATAVTVADAGGERTEPAAHVISSMPISALVRAMRPEAPPEVRAAADDLRYRDFLTVALVVPEEFSFPDNWIYVHDPAARVGRIQNFGSWSPYLVKDGRTCLGLEYFVFEGDEMWRTPDAELIAFATAELERLGLVKPGCVEAGYVVRMPKAYPVYDERYQRNVDVIRDWLAANVPNVHPVGRNGMHRYNNADHSMLTAMLTAENIAHGAEHDVWTVNVEQDYHEQRSPSRHGTGRDAPVVPARR, encoded by the coding sequence ATGGGCGACGGCGACGGGACCGTGATCATCGGGGCGGGGCCGGCCGGGCTGACCGCCGCGTACGAGCTGCTGCGGCACGGCGAGCCGGTCCGGGTCTACGAGGCCGACGACGTGGTGGGCGGGATCAGCCGGACGGTGGAGCGCGACGGCTGGCGCTTCGACATCGGCGGGCACCGCTTCTTCACCAAGGTGTCCCGGGTCGAGGACTTCTGGCACGAGATCCTCCCCGACGAGGACTTCCTGCTCAGGCCACGGATGAGCCGGATCTACTACCGGGGCGCGCTGTTCGACTACCCGCTCAGCGCCGGCAACGCGCTGCGCAACCTCGGCCTGCTGGAGGCGGCGCGCTGTCTGGGCTCGTACGGCCGGGCCCGGCTGCGCCCGCCGAAGGACCAGTCGCACTTCGAGGGGTGGGTGTCGGCGCGGTTCGGCTGGCGGCTCTACTCGATCTTCTTCAAGACGTACACGGAGAAGGTCTGGGGGATGCCGGCGGACCGGTTGCAGGCCGACTGGGCCGCCCAGCGGATCAAGAACCTGTCGCTGGCGACGGCGGTGCGCAACGCGCTGCTGCCCCGGCGCAACCGCACCGACGTGACCAGCCTGATCGAGGAGTTCCAGTACCCGAAGCACGGCCCCGGGATGATGTGGGAGCGCTGCGCCGAGGAGGTGGCCAAGCGCGGCGGCACCGTTCGTACCGGCGTCTGGGTGACCGAGGTGCACCGGGATCCGGCCGCGCGGCGGGCCACCGCCGTGACGGTGGCCGACGCGGGCGGGGAGCGCACCGAGCCGGCTGCGCACGTGATCTCCTCGATGCCGATCTCCGCGCTGGTGCGGGCGATGCGCCCGGAGGCGCCGCCCGAGGTGCGGGCCGCCGCCGACGACCTGCGGTACCGGGACTTCCTGACCGTGGCGCTGGTGGTGCCGGAGGAGTTCTCGTTCCCGGACAACTGGATCTACGTGCACGACCCGGCGGCCCGGGTGGGCCGGATCCAGAACTTCGGCTCCTGGTCGCCGTACCTGGTGAAGGACGGGCGGACCTGCCTGGGGCTGGAGTACTTCGTGTTCGAGGGCGACGAGATGTGGCGGACGCCGGACGCCGAACTGATCGCGTTCGCCACCGCCGAGCTGGAACGGCTGGGCCTGGTCAAGCCCGGGTGCGTGGAGGCGGGCTACGTGGTCCGGATGCCGAAGGCGTACCCGGTCTACGACGAGCGGTACCAGCGCAACGTCGACGTGATCCGGGACTGGCTCGCAGCGAACGTGCCGAACGTGCACCCGGTCGGCCGCAACGGCATGCACCGGTACAACAACGCCGACCACTCCATGCTCACCGCGATGCTGACCGCGGAGAACATCGCGCACGGCGCGGAGCACGACGTCTGGACCGTCAACGTCGAGCAGGACTACCACGAGCAGCGCAGCCCGTCGCGGCACGGCACCGGCCGGGACGCGCCGGTCGTCCCGGCCCGGCGGTGA
- a CDS encoding ABC transporter substrate-binding protein, with the protein MRFRTVLTRAVAVGAAALLAVTALTACGNDDTTAADNPYGLLQPGVIRAGTLTDAPPNVFLKDGKFTGFDNELLRAVAAKIDLKVEFVGTDFSGLLAQVNSGKFDVGSSSITITEARKKTVDFGNGYDFGYFGLDVPAGSPITGFDQLAGKRVVVVQGTVQDDYATKQNLDPVRVPDYNSAINQLKAGTADAWIAPAEIGDKSAADSNGKIKVAAKQLSPTPTAYAVAKGDDKLREALNKGLDEVIADGTWSRLQAEYYPGRPVPADFKPGSGSVAVPSPSAAS; encoded by the coding sequence GTGCGTTTCCGTACCGTCCTGACCCGTGCCGTCGCCGTCGGCGCGGCCGCCCTGCTCGCCGTCACCGCGCTCACCGCCTGCGGCAACGACGACACCACCGCGGCCGACAACCCGTACGGCCTGCTCCAGCCCGGCGTGATCCGCGCCGGCACGCTCACCGACGCCCCGCCGAACGTCTTCCTGAAGGACGGCAAGTTCACCGGCTTCGACAACGAGCTGCTGCGTGCCGTGGCCGCCAAGATCGACCTGAAGGTGGAGTTCGTCGGCACCGACTTCTCCGGCCTGCTCGCCCAGGTCAACAGCGGCAAGTTCGACGTGGGCAGCTCCTCGATCACGATCACCGAGGCGCGGAAGAAGACAGTGGACTTCGGCAACGGCTACGACTTCGGCTACTTCGGCCTGGACGTGCCGGCCGGCTCACCGATCACCGGCTTCGACCAGCTCGCCGGCAAGCGCGTGGTGGTGGTCCAGGGCACCGTGCAGGACGACTACGCCACCAAGCAGAACCTCGACCCGGTGCGGGTGCCCGACTACAACAGCGCGATCAACCAGCTCAAGGCCGGTACCGCCGACGCCTGGATCGCCCCGGCCGAGATCGGCGACAAGTCCGCCGCCGACAGCAACGGCAAGATCAAGGTCGCGGCGAAGCAGCTCAGCCCCACCCCGACCGCGTACGCGGTGGCGAAGGGCGACGACAAGCTGCGCGAGGCGCTGAACAAGGGCCTCGACGAGGTCATCGCCGACGGCACGTGGAGCCGCCTGCAGGCCGAGTACTACCCGGGGCGGCCGGTCCCGGCCGACTTCAAGCCGGGCAGCGGGTCGGTGGCGGTGCCGTCG